A stretch of the Vigna radiata var. radiata cultivar VC1973A chromosome 7, Vradiata_ver6, whole genome shotgun sequence genome encodes the following:
- the LOC106768911 gene encoding uncharacterized protein LOC106768911 isoform X1, with amino-acid sequence MDCNKEEASRAKNIAEKKMENSDFAGARKIALKAQQLYPDLENIAQMLVVCDVHCCAEKKLYGNEIDWYEILQVEQTAVDALIKKQYRKFALQLHPDKNKFPGAEAAFKLIGEAQRVLLDREKRNVFDMKRRVPMNKPATSHFNTTAPRNVRSNFTSSTSQHQQQQQNGARDTFWTVCPFCSVKYQYYKEILKKSLRCQQCNRPFVAYEMGKQGTPSPATNSTQQASDQQKGGLNHGAFKVGAESQNNSHAEKSNIGSSPATNSTQQASDQQKGGLNHGAFKVGAGSRSNSHAEKSNMGSSDKKLPASVSRKHNGKRKRKQVAESSESSVPLIHSDSEEDGVAGKDGYSKVENHSTTREGHLRRSTRKRHQVSYKENLNNIDDGEKSKMNDPNDLRAARREVNQKKHLYSEINEETNTFKGKDVVGGAKQVDETSEHSPDSTVKVSNQPNVYAFLDAEFSDFDKDKRKECFAAGQIWAVYDTAEGMPRFYALIRKVLSPGFKLRLTWFESHPDWKDEMNWVNEELPVACGKYKLGNTDVTEDRLMFSHLVLCEKISRTTFKVYPRKGETWALYKNWDIKWYMDAKSHQLYEYEFVEILTDYVEDEGVYVVYLTKLKGFVSIFLQNIKGSKKSFQIPPRELFRFSHRVPSFKMTGEERAGVPSGSYELDPGALPAHFEEKVGDGSSGCENTGTSDRSESLMSEGGRSTPEVNGSNDCCAPLAPETIEIPDTHFFNFDAGRSLEKFQIGQIWAFYSDEDGLPKYYGRINKIVTSPDLELHVSWLTCYWLPENTTEWEDKDMGVLISCGRYNVNKTDEFLSIFSTTSSVSHQVHAESVGKNTKYAIFPRKGEVWALYRKWTNKMKCSELKNWEYDIVEVIEETDLFIIVLVLEFVSGFSSVFRGKSNEISSVKLRIPRKELLRFSHRIPAFKLTEEHGKLRDFWELDPGALPTHYFGLR; translated from the coding sequence ATGGACTGCAATAAAGAAGAGGCCTCAAGGGCCAAAAATATTGCTGAAAAGAAGATGGAAAACAGTGATTTTGCAGGGGCTCGTAAAATTGCTCTTAAGGCTCAGCAGCTGTACCCTGATCTGGAAAATATTGCTCAAATGCTTGTTGTCTGTGATGTGCACTGCTGTGCCGAGAAGAAATTGTATGGTAATGAAATAGATTGGTATGAAATTCTTCAGGTTGAACAGACCGCTGTTGATGCACTGATTAAGAAGCAATATAGAAAGTTTGCCCTCCAACTCCATCCTGACAAAAACAAGTTTCCTGGTGCTGAAGCCGCATTTAAGCTGATTGGGGAAGCTCAAAGAGTACTTCTGGACAGAGAAAAACGTAATGTTTTTGACATGAAGCGTAGAGTTCCGATGAACAAACCTGCTACATCACATTTTAATACTACTGCGCCGAGGAATGTTAGGTCTAACTTTACAAGCTCAACTTCTCAGCACCAGCAGCAGCAGCAAAATGGTGCACGAGATACATTTTGGACAGTCTGCCCATTTTGTTCTGTTAAGTATCAATAttacaaagaaattttaaagaaatctCTTCGCTGTCAACAATGTAACAGGCCCTTTGTTGCATATGAAATGGGAAAACAAGGTACACCATCTCCTGCAACTAATTCAACTCAGCAAGCTTCTGACCAGCAGAAAGGTGGTTTGAATCATGGTGCTTTCAAGGTAGGTGCTGAATCTCAAAACAATTCACATGCTGAGAAATCCAATATAGGGTCATCTCCAGCAACTAATTCAACCCAGCAAGCTTCTGACCAGCAGAAAGGTGGTTTGAATCATGGTGCTTTCAAGGTAGGTGCTGGATCTCGAAGCAATTCACATGCTGAGAAGTCCAATATGGGGTCATCTGATAAAAAGTTACCTGCTAGTGTTTCTCGAAAACAtaatggaaagagaaaaaggaagcaGGTGGCAGAATCCAGTGAAAGTTCTGTTCCTTTGATCCACAGTGATTCTGAAGAAGATGGAGTTGCTGGAAAGGATGGTTATTCCAAAGTAGAAAACCATTCAACTACGAGAGAAGGGCATCTACGAAGATCTACCCGGAAAAGGCATCAGGTTTCCTACAAGGAGAATTTGAACAACATTGACGATGGtgagaaaagtaaaatgaatgACCCTAATGATTTACGTGCTGCACGCAGAGAAGTAAATCAGAAAAAGCACCTGTATTCAGAAATAAATGAGGAAACTAACACATTTAAGGGAAAAGATGTGGTGGGAGGGGCAAAGCAGGTGGATGAAACCTCAGAGCATTCTCCAGATTCAACCGTCAAAGTATCAAATCAACCAAATGTTTATGCCTTCCTTGATGCAGAATTCAGTGATTTTGACAAGGACAAGAGAAAAGAATGTTTTGCTGCTGGGCAGATTTGGGCTGTTTATGACACAGCAGAAGGTATGCCTAGATTCTATGCTTTAATCAGGAAAGTTCTATCTCCTGGATTCAAACTGCGGTTAACATGGTTCGAATCACATCCAGACTGGAAGGATGAAATGAACTGGGTGAACGAGGAATTGCCTGTTGCTTGTGGGAAATATAAACTTGGTAACACTGATGTCACGGAAGATCGTCTGATGTTCTCTCATCTGGTTTTGTGTGAAAAAATTAGCCGTACTACTTTTAAAGTGTATCCTAGAAAGGGAGAAACTTGGGCCCTTTATAAAAATTGGGATATTAAATGGTACATGGATGCGAAATCTCACCAGCTGTATGAATATGAGTTTGTTGAAATCTTGACAGATTATGTTGAAGATGAGGGTGTATATGTTGTTTACTTGACTaagttgaaaggttttgtaagTATCTTCCTTCAAAATATAAAGGGAtctaaaaaatcatttcaaattccACCACGGGAGTTATTTAGATTCTCTCACAGGGTTCCATCTTTCAAAATGACTGGTGAGGAAAGGGCCGGTGTACCCTCAGGATCTTATGAACTTGATCCTGGAGCTTTGCCAGCACATTTTGAAGAGAAAGTTGGTGACGGCTCATCTGGCTGTGAGAATACAGGCACTTCAGATAGATCAGAATCCCTGATGTCTGAGGGAGGTAGGTCCACTCCCGAGGTTAATGGCAGCAATGATTGTTGTGCTCCTCTGGCACCAGAAACAATTGAAATTCCAGATactcatttctttaattttgacgCCGGGAGATCCCTTGAGAAGTTTCAGATTGGTCAAATTTGGGCATTTTACAGTGACGAGGATGGATTGCCAAAATATTACGGTCGCATTAACAAGATTGTGACTAGTCCTGATCTTGAATTGCATGTTTCCTGGCTTACTTGCTACTGGCTACCAGAGAATACCACTGAATGGGAGGACAAAGATATGGGTGTGCTTATTTCATGCGGTCGATATAACGTTAATAAAACAGATGAATTTCTCAGTATTTTTAGTACCACCTCTTCTGTTTCACATCAAGTGCATGCTGAATCTGTTGGAAAGAATACAAAATATGCGATCTTTCCGAGGAAAGGTGAAGTTTGGGCGTTATATAGAAAATggacaaataaaatgaaatgttcTGAGTTGAAAAATTGGGAGTATGACATAGTGGAAGTTATCGAAGAAACTGATTTGTTCATTATTGTCTTAGTTCTGGAGTTTGTCAGTGGGTTTAGTTCCGTTTTCAGGggcaaatcaaatgaaatatcATCTGTCAAGCTGAGAATACCAAGAAAAGAGTTGCTTAGGTTCTCCCACCGAATCCCAGCTTTCAAACTGACAGAAGAGCATGGCAAACTCAGAGATTTCTGGGAACTTGATCCCGGTGCTCTACCAACACATTATTTTGGCTTGAGATGA
- the LOC106768911 gene encoding uncharacterized protein LOC106768911 isoform X2 gives MDCNKEEASRAKNIAEKKMENSDFAGARKIALKAQQLYPDLENIAQMLVVCDVHCCAEKKLYGNEIDWYEILQVEQTAVDALIKKQYRKFALQLHPDKNKFPGAEAAFKLIGEAQRVLLDREKRNVFDMKRRVPMNKPATSHFNTTAPRNVRSNFTSSTSQHQQQQQNGARDTFWTVCPFCSVKYQYYKEILKKSLRCQQCNRPFVAYEMGKQGTPSPATNSTQQASDQQKGGLNHGAFKVGAGSRSNSHAEKSNMGSSDKKLPASVSRKHNGKRKRKQVAESSESSVPLIHSDSEEDGVAGKDGYSKVENHSTTREGHLRRSTRKRHQVSYKENLNNIDDGEKSKMNDPNDLRAARREVNQKKHLYSEINEETNTFKGKDVVGGAKQVDETSEHSPDSTVKVSNQPNVYAFLDAEFSDFDKDKRKECFAAGQIWAVYDTAEGMPRFYALIRKVLSPGFKLRLTWFESHPDWKDEMNWVNEELPVACGKYKLGNTDVTEDRLMFSHLVLCEKISRTTFKVYPRKGETWALYKNWDIKWYMDAKSHQLYEYEFVEILTDYVEDEGVYVVYLTKLKGFVSIFLQNIKGSKKSFQIPPRELFRFSHRVPSFKMTGEERAGVPSGSYELDPGALPAHFEEKVGDGSSGCENTGTSDRSESLMSEGGRSTPEVNGSNDCCAPLAPETIEIPDTHFFNFDAGRSLEKFQIGQIWAFYSDEDGLPKYYGRINKIVTSPDLELHVSWLTCYWLPENTTEWEDKDMGVLISCGRYNVNKTDEFLSIFSTTSSVSHQVHAESVGKNTKYAIFPRKGEVWALYRKWTNKMKCSELKNWEYDIVEVIEETDLFIIVLVLEFVSGFSSVFRGKSNEISSVKLRIPRKELLRFSHRIPAFKLTEEHGKLRDFWELDPGALPTHYFGLR, from the exons ATGGACTGCAATAAAGAAGAGGCCTCAAGGGCCAAAAATATTGCTGAAAAGAAGATGGAAAACAGTGATTTTGCAGGGGCTCGTAAAATTGCTCTTAAGGCTCAGCAGCTGTACCCTGATCTGGAAAATATTGCTCAAATGCTTGTTGTCTGTGATGTGCACTGCTGTGCCGAGAAGAAATTGTATGGTAATGAAATAGATTGGTATGAAATTCTTCAGGTTGAACAGACCGCTGTTGATGCACTGATTAAGAAGCAATATAGAAAGTTTGCCCTCCAACTCCATCCTGACAAAAACAAGTTTCCTGGTGCTGAAGCCGCATTTAAGCTGATTGGGGAAGCTCAAAGAGTACTTCTGGACAGAGAAAAACGTAATGTTTTTGACATGAAGCGTAGAGTTCCGATGAACAAACCTGCTACATCACATTTTAATACTACTGCGCCGAGGAATGTTAGGTCTAACTTTACAAGCTCAACTTCTCAGCACCAGCAGCAGCAGCAAAATGGTGCACGAGATACATTTTGGACAGTCTGCCCATTTTGTTCTGTTAAGTATCAATAttacaaagaaattttaaagaaatctCTTCGCTGTCAACAATGTAACAGGCCCTTTGTTGCATATGAAATGGGAAAACAAGGTACACCATCTCCTGCAACTAATTCAACTCAGCAAGCTTCTGACCAGCAGAAAGGTG GTTTGAATCATGGTGCTTTCAAGGTAGGTGCTGGATCTCGAAGCAATTCACATGCTGAGAAGTCCAATATGGGGTCATCTGATAAAAAGTTACCTGCTAGTGTTTCTCGAAAACAtaatggaaagagaaaaaggaagcaGGTGGCAGAATCCAGTGAAAGTTCTGTTCCTTTGATCCACAGTGATTCTGAAGAAGATGGAGTTGCTGGAAAGGATGGTTATTCCAAAGTAGAAAACCATTCAACTACGAGAGAAGGGCATCTACGAAGATCTACCCGGAAAAGGCATCAGGTTTCCTACAAGGAGAATTTGAACAACATTGACGATGGtgagaaaagtaaaatgaatgACCCTAATGATTTACGTGCTGCACGCAGAGAAGTAAATCAGAAAAAGCACCTGTATTCAGAAATAAATGAGGAAACTAACACATTTAAGGGAAAAGATGTGGTGGGAGGGGCAAAGCAGGTGGATGAAACCTCAGAGCATTCTCCAGATTCAACCGTCAAAGTATCAAATCAACCAAATGTTTATGCCTTCCTTGATGCAGAATTCAGTGATTTTGACAAGGACAAGAGAAAAGAATGTTTTGCTGCTGGGCAGATTTGGGCTGTTTATGACACAGCAGAAGGTATGCCTAGATTCTATGCTTTAATCAGGAAAGTTCTATCTCCTGGATTCAAACTGCGGTTAACATGGTTCGAATCACATCCAGACTGGAAGGATGAAATGAACTGGGTGAACGAGGAATTGCCTGTTGCTTGTGGGAAATATAAACTTGGTAACACTGATGTCACGGAAGATCGTCTGATGTTCTCTCATCTGGTTTTGTGTGAAAAAATTAGCCGTACTACTTTTAAAGTGTATCCTAGAAAGGGAGAAACTTGGGCCCTTTATAAAAATTGGGATATTAAATGGTACATGGATGCGAAATCTCACCAGCTGTATGAATATGAGTTTGTTGAAATCTTGACAGATTATGTTGAAGATGAGGGTGTATATGTTGTTTACTTGACTaagttgaaaggttttgtaagTATCTTCCTTCAAAATATAAAGGGAtctaaaaaatcatttcaaattccACCACGGGAGTTATTTAGATTCTCTCACAGGGTTCCATCTTTCAAAATGACTGGTGAGGAAAGGGCCGGTGTACCCTCAGGATCTTATGAACTTGATCCTGGAGCTTTGCCAGCACATTTTGAAGAGAAAGTTGGTGACGGCTCATCTGGCTGTGAGAATACAGGCACTTCAGATAGATCAGAATCCCTGATGTCTGAGGGAGGTAGGTCCACTCCCGAGGTTAATGGCAGCAATGATTGTTGTGCTCCTCTGGCACCAGAAACAATTGAAATTCCAGATactcatttctttaattttgacgCCGGGAGATCCCTTGAGAAGTTTCAGATTGGTCAAATTTGGGCATTTTACAGTGACGAGGATGGATTGCCAAAATATTACGGTCGCATTAACAAGATTGTGACTAGTCCTGATCTTGAATTGCATGTTTCCTGGCTTACTTGCTACTGGCTACCAGAGAATACCACTGAATGGGAGGACAAAGATATGGGTGTGCTTATTTCATGCGGTCGATATAACGTTAATAAAACAGATGAATTTCTCAGTATTTTTAGTACCACCTCTTCTGTTTCACATCAAGTGCATGCTGAATCTGTTGGAAAGAATACAAAATATGCGATCTTTCCGAGGAAAGGTGAAGTTTGGGCGTTATATAGAAAATggacaaataaaatgaaatgttcTGAGTTGAAAAATTGGGAGTATGACATAGTGGAAGTTATCGAAGAAACTGATTTGTTCATTATTGTCTTAGTTCTGGAGTTTGTCAGTGGGTTTAGTTCCGTTTTCAGGggcaaatcaaatgaaatatcATCTGTCAAGCTGAGAATACCAAGAAAAGAGTTGCTTAGGTTCTCCCACCGAATCCCAGCTTTCAAACTGACAGAAGAGCATGGCAAACTCAGAGATTTCTGGGAACTTGATCCCGGTGCTCTACCAACACATTATTTTGGCTTGAGATGA
- the LOC106767814 gene encoding ankyrin repeat-containing protein ITN1: MVEIVEIESLFNYAMKGQWREVLEAYKNNPRALEAKVTKAEDTVLHIAVYVGQTNFLTTLLDNINENLSLAILNIPNSKGNTPLHLAAELGNVDICNTIAKRDPNLIFCQNFEGETPLYLAAIHGSKDAFFCLHAHLQNKHDYSPCIKTNGDTILHSTISNEYFGLALQIIRLYPNLADAVNQDGYSPLHILAMKPNCFRSSTWMEFMDRMIYNCLLVDELKEDTEEDRSSNKGDTQILNYPTNYETCFSFLYLLKNAAKVITIGTKDSKTGTDDDNDEENLQGSSNTKCVQEGAKKEKKLHRFPPNWEVLIRFLIIMMKAILILFGVGSSWIDKIQRRKEKHMWAKKVMDELIERASLYKYDYTENNSLVLRRDSDIENKDNEKKKGIAEKRKRVSPILIAAKMGVNEMIEKILDTFPVAIHDVDSENKNVVLLAIENRQPRVYKMLKKRNLVKESAFRHIDNQGNSALHLAATYKEHRPWRVPGAAMQMQWEYKWYKLVKNSMPPNFYARYNNKGQTAKQVFMNSHEMLVKEGRKWLSKTSESCTLVAALVATVAFTTSTAIPGGTNDDTGEAVLNGQPGFKVFALASLVALCSSVTALVLFLSILTSRFQEKDVAMHLPKKLLLGMTSLWTSIASILVSFCAGHYFIIEEGMKSSVYLIYGITCLPVTFFVLVQLPLYLDLTLGIFRKVPQRVYKVFSH, translated from the exons ATGGTGGAGATAGTTGAGATTGAAAGTTTGTTTAATTATGCAATGAAAGGGCAATGGAGAGAAGTGTTGGAAGCGTACAAGAACAACCCTAGAGCATTGGAAGCCAAAGTCACAAAAGCAGAAGACACTGTGTTACACATAGCTGTGTATGTGGGTCAAACCAATTTTTTAACCACCCTTCTTGACAACATTAACGAAAATCTTTCTCTTGCTATCTTGAACATACCAAATTCAAAGGGAAACACTCCTTTGCATCTTGCGGCAGAGCTTGGGAATGTGGACATTTGCAACACCATAGCCAAAAGAGACCCCAACCTCATTTTCTGTCAAAATTTTGAAGGTGAGACCCCTCTTTACTTGGCAGCAATTCACGGTTCCAAAGATGCATTTTTCTGTCTCCATGCTCACCtacaaaataaacatgattaTTCGCCATGTATTAAGACCAACGGGGACACAATACTTCACTCTACCATCTCCAATGAATACTTCG GTTTGGCACTTCAGATAATTCGATTGTATCCAAATCTTGCTGATGCTGTCAACCAGGATGGATATTCTCCTCTTCATATTCTTGCAATGAAGCCTAATTGTTTCCGAAGCAGCACATGGATGGAGTTCATGGATCGTATGATCTATAATT GTTTGCTTGTTGATGAGCTGAAGGAAGATACAGAAGAGGACCGAAGTAGTAATAAAGGAGACACACAGATTTTGAACTATCCAACCAACTACGAAACATGCTTCAGCTTCTTATATTTGTTGAAGAATGCTGCAAAAGTTATAA CAATAGGCACAAAGGATAGTAAAACTGGAactgatgatgataatgatgaagaGAATCTCCAAGGATCATCCAATACCAAATGTG TGCAAGAAGgagcaaagaaagaaaagaaactacaCCGATTTCCCCCAAATTGGGAAGTGCTAATCCGATTTCTAATCATTATGATGAAGGCCATTCTAATACTTTTTGGTGTGG GATCATCTTGGATAGACAAAATCCAACGAAGGAAGGAGAAACACATGTGGGCTAAGAAAGTGATGGATGAATTGATTGAGCGAGCTTCTTTGTACAAGTATGACTACACTGAAAACAATTCCCTTGTTCTTCGGCGTGACAGTGATATTGAAAACAAAGataatgagaagaaaaaaggaattgctgagaaaaggaaaagagtaTCACCAATTTTAATTGCTGCAAAGATGGGAGTGAACGAAATGATAGAAAAGATCCTAGATACCTTCCCTGTGGCCATCCATGATGTGGATTCTGAAAACAAGAATGTCGTTCTTTTAGCAATAGAGAACAGACAACCTCGTGTGTACAAGATGCTGAAAAAGAGGAATCTGGTAAAGGAAAGTGCATTTCGTCACATAGACAACCAAGGTAACAGTGCACTGCACCTTGCTGCGACGTATAAGGAACATAGGCCGTGGCGTGTCCCAGGTGCTGCCATGCAGATGCAGTGGGAATATAAGTGGTACAAG CTTGTTAAGAATTCTATGCCACCAAATTTCTACGCACGTTACAACAACAAGGGACAAACGGCGAAACAGGTTTTCATGAACAGTCACGAAATGCTTGTGAAAGAGGGAAGGAAATGGCTGTCGAAAACCTCAGAGTCATGCACACTAGTTGCAGCACTTGTTGCAACGGTTGCATTCACAACCTCAACAGCAATACCAGGGGGTACGAATGATGATACAGGTGAGGCAGTGTTGAATGGACAACCTGGTTTCAAGGTGTTTGCTTTGGCATCACTAGTGGCACTGTGTTCCTCGGTGACAGCccttgttttgtttctttcgaTACTGACATCACGGTTCCAAGAAAAGGATGTTGCAATGCACTTGCCGAAAAAGCTTCTCCTTGGAATGACTTCACTCTGGACATCAATAGCATCAATATTGGTTTCCTTTTGTGCAGGACACTACTTTATCATTGAAGAAGGAATGAAATCTTCAGTTTATCTCATCTATGGTATCACATGTTTGCCAGTAACATTTTTTGTGTTGGTTCAACTCCCTCTTTACTTGGATCTCACGTTGGGCATATTTCGGAAGGTTCCTCAACGCGTTTATAAGGTCTTTTCTCATTAG
- the LOC106766546 gene encoding heavy metal-associated isoprenylated plant protein 19, whose amino-acid sequence MDKNKKFEQKKLITVEYKVSMYCNECERIVAKTLIKCKGVEKFITDMKKNLVVVTGWIDPMKVKKKLKKKTGKRVEIVRNEDEEVAKDDSHESDKLVVMYQFAVENDCCIETEATMILSDENPHACALM is encoded by the exons ATggacaagaacaaaaaatttgaacaaaagAAACTAATAACAGTAGAATACAAGGTCTCAATGTACTGCAACGAGTGTGAAAGAATCGTTGCCAAAACATTGATAAAGTGTAAAG GAGTGGAAAAGTTCATCACCGACATGAAGAAAAACCTGGTGGTGGTAACAGGTTGGATTGATCCCatgaaagtaaagaaaaaacttaagaAGAAAACGGGAAAGAGAGTAGAGATTGTGCGTAACGAGGATGAAGAAGTGGCAAAAGATGATTCACATGAATCTGATAAACTTGTGGTAATGTATCAGTTCGCGGTTGAAAATGATTGTTGCATAGAGACGGAAGCCACGATGATATTGAGTGATGAGAATCCACATGCATGTGCACTAATGTAA
- the LOC106768513 gene encoding probable 1-deoxy-D-xylulose-5-phosphate synthase, chloroplastic → MDLYALSSYPSFLTPTSPSHSQRGLHFPHHSPHTHRLTQTKKRSSGIYASMSESGEYYSQRPPTPLLDTVNYPVHMKNLSTKELKQLADELRSDVIFSVSRTGGHLGSSLGVVELTVALHYVFNAPNDKILWDVGHQSYPHKILTGRRDKMHTMRQTNGLSGFTKRSESEYDCFGTGHSSTTISAGLGMAVGRDLKGRKNNVVAVIGDGAMTAGQAYEAMNNAGYLDSDMIVILNDNKQVSLPTATLDGPIPPVGALSSALSRLQSNRPLRELREVAKGVTKRIGGPMHELAAKVDEYARGMISGSGSTLFEELGLYYIGPVDGHNIDDLVAILNEVKSTKITGPVLIHVITEKGRGYPYAEKAADKYHGVTKFDPPTGKQFKSKATTQSYTTYFAEALIAEAEADKDVVAIHAAMGGGTGMNIFHRRFPSRCFDVGIAEQHAVTFAAGLACEGLKPFCAIYSSFLQRAYDQVVHDVDLQKLPVRFAMDRAGLVGADGPTHCGSFDVTFMACLPNMVVMAPSDEAELFHMVATAAAINDRPSCFRYPRGNGIGAELPTGNKGTPLEIGKGRILIEGERVALLGYGSAVQNCLAAASLVERHGLRLTVADARFCKPLDCSLIRSLAKSHEVLITVEEGSIGGFGSHVAQFLALDGLLDGKLKWRPIVLPDRYIDHGSPADQLFSAGLTPSHIAATVFNILGQTREALEVTS, encoded by the exons ATGGATCTCTACGCGCTCTCTTCCTACCCTTCTTTTCTAACCCCAACCTCACCTTCTCACTCTCAACGGGGCCTCCATTTCCCTCATCACTCTCCACACACCCACAGGCTCACCCAG ACGAAGAAAAGATCAAGTGGGATTTATGCATCAATGTCAGAGAGTGGGGAGTATTATTCCCAGAGACCGCCAACTCCTCTTCTCGACACTGTAAACTATCCAGTTCATATGAAAAATCTCTCTACCAAG GAACTGAAGCAACTAGCGGATGAACTGCGTTCTGATGTTATTTTCAGTGTTTCTAGAACTGGGGGGCATTTGGGATCAAGCCTTGGTGTGGTGGAACTCACTGTTGCCCTCCACTATGTTTTCAATGCCCCTAACGACAAGATATTGTGGGACGTTGGTCACCAG TCTTACCCACATAAAATACTCACTGGTAGGAGGGACAAGATGCATACCATGAGGCAGACAAATGGGTTATCTGGGTTCACCAAGCGTTCTGAGAGTGAATATGATTGTTTTGGCACTGGTCACAGCTCAACCACTATTTCAGCGGGACTTG GAATGGCTGTTGGGAGAGATCTGAAGGGAAGAAAGAATAACGTGGTTGCTGTTATTGGTGATGGTGCCATGACAGCAGGGCAAGCATATGAAGCCATGAACAATGCTGGATATCTTGATTCTGACATGATTGTTATTCTGAATGACAACAAACAGGTCTCTTTGCCCACTGCGACTCTTGATGGACCCATCCCACCTGTAGGAGCCTTGAGCAGTGCTCTCAGTAGATTACAATCAAATAGGCCTCTAAGAGAATTGAGAGAGGTCGCAAAG GGTGTTACTAAACGAATTGGCGGTCCTATGCATGAATTGGCTGCAAAAGTTGACGAGTATGCTCGTGGCATGATCAGTGGTTCTGGATCAACACTGTTTGAAGAGCTTGGACTCTACTATATTGGGCCTGTTGATGGTCATAACATAGATGATCTTGTTGCCATTCTTAATGAAGTGAAAAGTACCAAAATAACTGGTCCTGTACTGATCCATGTTATCACTGAAAAAGGCCGCGGATACCCATACGCAGAAAAGGCAGCAGACAAGTACCATG GAGTTACCAAGTTTGACCCACCAACTGGGAAGCAATTCAAATCCAAGGCTACAACTCAGTCTTACACCACATACTTTGCAGAGGCCTTGATTGCAGAAGCCGAAGCTGACAAAGACGTTGTTGCAATCCATGCTGCTATGGGAGGTGGAACTGGAATGAATATCTTTCATCGCCGTTTCCCATCAAGATGCTTTGACGTGGGGATAGCAGAACAGCATGCTGTTACATTTGCTGCGGGTTTGGCTTGTGAAGGTCTTAAGCCTTTCTGTGCGATTTACTCATCATTCTTGCAGAGGGCATATGACCAG GTGGTGCATGATGTTGACTTACAGAAGCTGCCTGTAAGATTTGCAATGGACAGAGCTGGATTGGTTGGAGCAGATGGTCCCACACACTGTGGTTCCTTTGATGTCACTTTTATGGCATGCCTCCCTAACATGGTGGTCATGGCTCCTTCTGACGAAGCCGAACTTTTCCACATGGTTGCCACTGCAGCAGCCATCAATGACCGACCTAGTTGTTTCCGATACCCAAGGGGAAACGGCATTGGTGCTGAACTACCAACTGGAAATAAAGGAACTCCTCTTGAG ATTGGGAAAGGAAGGATACTAATAGAAGGGGAAAGAGTGGCTCTTTTGGGCTACGGATCGGCTGTTCAAAACTGTTTGGCTGCAGCTTCCTTAGTGGAACGTCATGGCTTGCGCTTAACAGTTGCTGATGCACGCTTCTGTAAGCCACTGGATTGTTCACTGATTCGCAGCCTGGCAAAATCACATGAGGTTTTGATCACAGTAGAAGAAGGATCTATTGGAGGATTTGGTTCTCACGTTGCTCAGTTCCTGGCCCTTGATGGCCTTCTGGATGGCAAATTGAAG TGGAGGCCAATAGTCCTTCCGGATCGCTATATTGACCATGGATCACCCGCTGACCAATTGTTTTCGGCCGGTCTTACACCATCTCACATAGCAGCAACAGTGTTCAATATACTTGGACAGACAAGAGAAGCACTAGAGGTCACCTCATAA